From the genome of Glycine max cultivar Williams 82 chromosome 2, Glycine_max_v4.0, whole genome shotgun sequence, one region includes:
- the LOC100805363 gene encoding phosphatidate cytidylyltransferase 1, with amino-acid sequence MRDIHTDTNCSSRTPNIRLRRRSNEIPAEISKSNGNNLLVNDKSKYKSMWIRAYSSLWMLASVSLIIYLGHLYIWAMVVVIQIFMASELFNLLRRATQDKRLPKFKFLNWHYFFTAMLFVYGRILSQQLVNTVTSDKFLYRFVSNLIKYQMVICYFLYIAGFVWFILSLKKRYYKYQFGQYAWTHMILIVVFTQSAFTVANIFAGIFWFLFPASLIAMNDVGAYFFGFYFGRTPLIKLSPKKTWEGFIGASVATMIAAFTFANFLGRFQWLTCPRKDLATGWLQCDPDPIFKPDYIPLPGLISHWLPWKEIAVLPVQWDALWMGLFASIIAPFGGFFASGFKRAFKIKDFGDSIPGHGGFTDRMDCQMVMAVFVYIYHQSFVVGQDYSVETLLDQIMRNLGSEEQLSLYTKLGQILQERRL; translated from the exons ATGAGAGATATACATACGGATACTAACTGTAGTTCAAGAACGCCAAATATTCGACTAAGAAGACGCTCAAATGAG ATTCCTGCGGAGATAAGCAAATCAAATGGAAACAATTTACTTGTCAATGATAAATCCAAATACAAATCAATGTGGATCCGTGCATACTCATCTCTGTGGATGCTAGCAAGTGTTTCACTAATCATATACTTGGGTCATCTTTACATCTGGGCCATGGTTGTGGTTATCCAAATATTTATGGCCAGTGAGCTCTTCAATCTACTTAGAAGAGCAACTCAAGATAAACGTCTCCCTAAGTTTAAGTTTTTGAACTG GCATTATTTCTTCACAGCAATGCTATTCGTATATGGCCGTATTCTCAGTCAACAACTTGTGAATACAGTGACTTCAGATAAATTCTTGTATAGATTTGTGAGCAACCTGATAAAGTATCAGATGGTTATTTGCTACTTCTTATATATTGCAG GTTTTGTATGGTTTATTCTTTCATTGAAGAAGAGATATTACAAGTATCAGTTTGGCCAGTATGCATGGACACATATGATACTTATTGTTGTGTTTACCCAGTCTGCGTTCACTGTAGCCAACATATTTGCAGGGATATTCTG GTTTCTTTTCCCTGCATCCCTTATTGCCATGAATGATGTTGGTGCGTATTTCTTCGGTTTCTATTTTGGGAGAACACCTCTGATAAAGCTTTCTCCAAAGAAAACCTGGGAAGGTTTCATTGGAGCGTCTGTTGCCACTATGATTGCTGCATTCACG TTTGCAAACTTCTTAGGTCGCTTCCAGTGGCTAACATGTCCAAGGAAG GATTTAGCAACTGGTTGGCTTCAGTGTGACCCTGACCCAATTTTTAAGCCAGATTATATTCCATTGCCAGGATTGATTTCTCATTGG CTTCCTTGGAAAGAGATAGCAGTTTTGCCAGTACAGTGGGATGCCTTGTGGATGGGACTATTTGCATCAATTATAGCACCATTTGGAGGTTTTTTTGCTAGTGGTTTCAAAAGAGCTTTTAAAATCAAA GACTTTGGTGACAGTATACCTGGACATGGTGGATTTACAGACAGAATGGACTGCCAG ATGGTAATGGCTGTTTTCGTCTACATTTACCATCAATCGTTTGTTGTAGGCCAAGACTATTCAGTTGAGACGTTATTGGACCAG ATAATGAGGAACCTTGGTTCAGAGGAGCAGCTATCTCTCTACACAAAACTCGGGCAGATATTGCAGGAAAGGCGTTTATGA